The sequence CAATTCTTGGCCTTATTTTCATGTAAAATATGTCATTAATAAGTGGGATGTTGAATTGAGTTTAGAATTGTATTATAAGGGAGCCAGTGTTGTCTTATGAATCCCTATGGTTCTCACTCAAGCTCATACACCTTGTTTGCACAATCTACGGGGATTGGATTTATTGGGATTAAACCCCTAAAAActagacatgatgtaacaaactATCATTTTGCCATCACTTTGATGTATTagtattgatttgagcattcgacctatgtctcttacattgtacataacttgtGTGCATTAGAAGTTTCACAAAAacatacaagtcatgggttccttgtaaatagataagttgtttatagttggTTTATGAATTTGAGTAATTTAGTAGAGACTATAATGTACTACCTCATAATTGGTGAGATGGTTTGTCTTGGCTATCAGAATGAATTTCCCAttatgagtgcactagtgtatgtgatgcgcCCTAGACAGGACCTACGGTAAATCATGATGCAAAACTATCGtttttcatgattcaccaaactactttATAATTTGATGGTCATAATTGTGATTATTGTTTGTTGAGAGTGCTTTTGTTACTCTCTAGATTGATTGTAAAGTGCAGGCCATGAACACTCTATGAGATCTAGAACAATAAAATTGAGGAGGATTGTGAGATGGGGAAATGAAGGGGATGTGGACTTTGAGAGCCATTGTAGTGGGTATGATTTTGGCTAAGCTCTACCTTTGTGAGAACAATTGACTCCACAAAGACCTAGGATGAGAAAGAGAAGTAGAGGGAAAATTGAGTGACTTTGCGTATGAGAAGATGAGAGTTTTATTGAGCGAGGAATCCTAAGAATGAAGAGGAGATAAATATTTATAGGGGGGACTTATTTGGTATATTGTAATATATAAAGGGTAGTTTGTAATTCTATATTCGAGGTGGGGTAGGTTAttacaaaatctaattttatgcactactgattttaaaaaataagccAAACCCATCAAATTCCTTACTGTTTTGCTCTCATACTCGGCCTTATAGAGGTGAGGTGAGGTGGGGCAGGTAACTAGAAAAAACCTTGAAGTTGCCACCTCTACATTTGATACTATGAAGTAATGGTAAGTCCTCGTGTAAGGTTAGTATTGCATTGGAAAATGGTAGAGTGGGGACAATCGAATTGACATTGAgtatcaaaatataattaattgacAGTTGTTGAACACATAAAGGCCAAGTACTTAAGGGCTGATGGTATAATTAGATCAGTAAATTAGAATCCCACAAAAAGAGAGCAGGTTCCGTTGGGATTCCggaaataacataaaaataccTGTGCATGCGTTGCCCGTTGCCCGTTGCCCGTTGCCCGTTGCCCTTCGCATTCCATATTCCAGTTCTCTAGAAAGAGTCGACCGGATCTCGACACGCGTTTGTTCAGATTTAAATCTTGTGCTCTCGTCacttttctattcattttcaaacGAACAGAAATGGTCCACCTACAGCCTTTTTGGACTATTTTCACACCATCGTCCACCTGTCCACCGCCTACgttatttttaacactttttgCACCGCTGTCCCCACTcttttcatatattatattcTGCCCCCGGCCCCCTCTCACCTTCTTTTAATCTTTACTCTGTCTGTATATATATCAATAACTTTCacgcattttttttttactcgaATTCATCTCACACTTATTGGTAATATACAATCTGTAAATTCTGATAGTACATGCGTTAATATATAACAACAGGATTTCAGAATACACAATTAGCTTCTCAGCGAAATGATATCAATATATGCAGTGTACCTGTTACCTCATTGAATCTCAAACTCTCATGATACCTGTAACTTTTGAAAGTTCAAAATATAGTGGTCATCTTATTTGAGTTGTCATGACTCATTAGTCATAACACAATGCGCCATGGTCCGGTATTGGTAGATATTTTcgtaaaagaggaaaaaatcaCATGAGTTGATGGAATCAACGGAGAAAAATCGGATGGTGGGGATGGGACCTGGAGAGGAGGAGTACAAGTTCAAGGGAAGTAGTAAGAGGGGCAAGGAAAAATATGCATTTCAAGGAAGAGAAGGGCAAATCGACAGATGGAAGAAATGAGAAAGCAGGGAGGCCCGCAATCGGGGTTTGACACGCCTTTTGGCTGTAAAACAACTACTTTACAATCATGTtctaataaaatagaaaaatggaaaCTGTTGGGAactttaataattgaaaattctacctcttctgatttttctttaattttgtaacTCTCTTTATATCCAGGTATGAGGCAGGTTGTCTAGTCTTCTATATGTATGTCCTCACAAATACAAATCATATGTCATGATAACAATAAAATGCACTGTTCTCTCGGATTCCATTCCTATAACGCGCTTTGATTAGAGAAGATTAATATGAAACAAATCAGCTGAGAGAGGAGTGGGTTTTTGTTGTGGGACTCTGGGAGTGGTTGTGGGTCTAGTCCTCCTCTTGGTTCTGGGTAGTTGCTTTTTTGCCTTCTGTttttgtgttaatttttgtttgCCGTGGCGGTGGATCTCTCTCTTGTGGCTGGTGCTGCTCTCTGTATTTCTCTTGGTTTTTTATTCTCCTTAGAAGACTAAGCAAGAAGCAGAGGAAGATTAACGATGGCAAACGAGAAAGAGAGAGTAGAGAAGAAAACGTTTGTGGGGTTTGTACGGAACTGTATGGCGGagcttaaaattttgttaactGCTCTTCTATTGCTCTGTACCATAGCAACCCTTGTTCAATTTTTCCCTCCTCGTTTTTCATTCTCCCCATCCGATCTCCGTAACTGTCTCTCCGCAATctcatcctcttcttcttcttcttcttctaattcTTCTCAGAAGGTGACCTCCCCACCACTTCCACACCTATCCCCACCCGCCTCTGATCCTCCTTCTCCCCCACCATTACCCCCACCTCCTTCCATTCAACAGCAACAAAAAGATCAGATTCTAGACGGTGGCATCATCAAGCGGGCCTTCAATCCTTACGGTGCAGCCGCATACAACTTCGTCCTCATGTCCGCTTACAGAGGTGGCCTCAACACTTTCGCGGTCGTCGGACTCGCTTCCAAGCCCCTTCACCTTTTCGGTAATCCTACCTATCAATGCGAGTGGGTTCCCCAATCCAATCAAACCCAACAACAGCAACAAATGCCACCATCTATCTCCACCCGCGGCTACAAGATCCTCCCTGACTGGGGCTACGGCCGCGTTTACACCGTTGTTGTTGTCAACTGTACATTTCCTGTTGCAGTAGGCCAAAATGGTTCCGGCGGCCAATTGCTCCTCCATGCCTCCACTTCCGGTGGCGGTGATCGGGATCTCAATGTGACGGACACGATTGAAGCTCTAATAGAAGCCCCCGGGAGCTTAAATGCGTCGTTTTATACATCCCCGGCCGAACCCAAATACGATTATCTCTACTGCGGGTCGTCCTTATACGGGAATTTGAGTCCCCAGAGGGTGAGGGAATGGATTGCCTACCACGTTAAGTTCTTCGGAGAGAGGGCCCATTTTGTGATACACGACGCAGGTGGTGTACATTCCGGGGTTCTAGAGGTGTTGAAGCCGTGGATGGAAAAAGGGTACGTGACACTGCAGGATATAAGAGAGCAGGAACGTTTTGATGGCTATTATCACAATCAGTTCCTTATTGTGAATGATTGTTTGCATAGATATCGCTTTATGGCTAAGTGGATGTTCTTCTTTGATGTTGATGAGTATATCTATGTGCCACCTAAGAACACTATAAAGTCCGTACTCAATTCCCTTTCCGGATATACCCAATTCACCATTGAACAGATGCCCATATCCAACAAGCTCTGCCTCTCTTCAGACGCCGGTAAAGCTCCCAGGTACACTTATGTTCTCCTCTATTTAAATACTTCACACCTGTCCTGTTTTCCATGTTATCTAGATATATGTTCACCAATCTTCAATACTTACCTGTAATTTACTAAATGCCCAAGCCCACAAGTATCCAATTTTgcttgaagaatgaaaaattggatTCGGCACTACTCAATTGGATAGAACTTCATAGTGCTGAAATTTCGTACATGTTTCTAATCCTAGGTTTTAATTGATCAAGTTTTGGTGTGCATAAGCATATTTGGCTTTCAAACGGGATCCAAATTGAACTTGTTGGCTCATTGCATTTCAAACTTAACTGCATTGACCATTCAGCATTAAGTTCTCAATATCAATAATTCATGTCTTTGAAGGGAGGTTAGATTAGAGTGGATGGTATATTTGCAGCAATGGCCCTGTTGGATGTTACAACATTACGGTGTTAGATGAAAGTGCTACCTGGTGATTGTTGAGGGCTTGACGCATTTTATATATTAACCTTGAAATTATAGACCAAGTGGCCCGTGCATATTTGGATTCATTGTTCATAATATTCTTTGTGTGTTTggcttttattctttctttcttcattgtttATGGGCAGGTGGATATGGGGTGGGTTTCAACTTTGTAGTAAAgtgattgtttttgttttcatgattGTGACCTTGTGAAAGAGTTTTCTATTTTAGAGGCCTTATTTTAGTGGGGAATCCAGGCCTACTATTATTCATTTACTGACGTTGCCTGTCCAAGAAGACATCTGAATGATGAGTACAATCAAAACAATTATATCCTAGTGAATATGAGATACTGATATGAACCATAAAAATTATGGACTACACTTACTGGCCTGTCACTTCCTAACCTGATTGGTCAAATATTTTGCAGCATGGAACTGATTTCTTAATAACAATACATTCTAATCCGGTATGATTAGACTTATGAGTGAAGACTGTGGGATTTATTAGCTGTTCTTGATCAATTTGTTGTTTCGAATTTTGACAACTGCATGGTTTATTCAGATTCATCTGTTTCATTCCTTATTTGTACTGTAATTGCAGAAAATGGGGGTTTGAAAAGCTGGTGTATAGGGATGTTAAGAGAGGAATCAGGAGGGACCGGAAATATGCAGTGCAACCACGCAATGTGTTTGCAACAGGAGTGCACTTGTCACAAAACCTAGCAGGTAAGACAACACACAAAACGGACCACCTGGTCAAGTATTTCCATTATCATGGAACCGTAGCAGAACGGCGCGAGCCATGTCGCAAGATGGTAAATACGACGGAGCTCACATTTGATGGTACACCTTATGTAATGGACACCACAATGCGGGCTGTTGCTGGGTCTGTGAAGATATTTGAGCTCAAAGCCATTGGGTCTCGGTTACAAAGGACTCCTCAATGACAGgttaatttttccttaaatgTGATCCTTTGTCCTTTTGACTAGAGCAAGCTACCATGAAGGGAGCCCTCCTTTTCTGTCCATGAGCCTTCCTCATACTTGTCTTGTTCAAGCTTGACACACGAATAGCCTGAGTGGCATAGCAACCCCTCTTGCACACCTCAAGAAACTTTGTCTCCATCTCAAGCCTTGATACCCTTAGCCTCCTCTCTCCTCTTCTTTTACATCAGTAACCTTCTCACGATGATGAATGATAAATCATGTTGTAGTTCCTTTTTGCCAATGAGAGGTGTGCATCAATATATTTGCTTCCACAAATAAAGGTATGCACTAATATTTTTGCCTCACATATGACGTATGAGGGAGGGCTCATCAAGATAGCAAAGAGGAAGTCCTTGTGATAGCTTCTTTTttgcttgtttcttttttattttcccagtCATCTCAGTAGAAACAGAAATTCATTGGGGTTCTTTCTGTATCATATTTTTGTACGAAGTATAGGCACATGTGTTATATTATTTccctgtaaaaaaaaaaaacaaacaaaatacagttgtattttttttttcttcatttatttagtCCTTGGAATCGTTCTTTGAAAGATCAACTTGGTTGATTGTGAGAAAAGGAACTCGCTGTTGATTGTGTTGGTAGTGTTCTTGAGTTGAGGGGGTTATGGGGTAAAAAATCTCACTTTTTCTTGGCTAATCAATGCTTTGATGGTGGGAAAGGATTGCCATGGAATAAGTGGGAAACCAGCTAGCGGGGATATTCCACGATACTCTCAAGGTCGGTAGCATTGATAACAAAAGTCTAAATGAGCATGTGGGTTGGGTAGTCTATGTCCAAATGGGCGCATGTGGGTGACGTAGTGGCCTTTTTTAAGGTGCcgtagaagaaaaaataaacaggaTGAAAGATAGTCCGAAGCTGGTGTTATTGACTTGTATCTCAAGGCAACATTAAACCTATTTCTTAGTATGGGAAACTTTTCTTTAATAAGCTGACCCGCCTTTGTGAAATGCCTTTTCccttattaaaataaacatgaacaAGTGGAAGGATGGGATCCTATCTGATGTTTGGCTCTTTGTAGTTAATGATTTGCTTACATCACACCATGTTCATAGTAGCATGAACACTTTAATTGTGATTGAATGGATAAAttcaggagaaaaaaaattataatcaagaACTATAATATTTTTCAGACAGAAAATGAATCTTCATACTTTCAGCTCAGTATTACGTCGTGTAAACATTGCAATATTAAGGTTATATATCCTTTATTCCcgcatatatatatagattgacACAATCTGTAAATGTAATAGAACATTTCAGTCGAGTAGCGAATGGCCGAACTTGGACATGTGAGCTCTTCTAAGGGCCCGAAGGCATAAATCCATGATCAGAGCCCAAGGCCGTAAGCTCTATGAACTTGAGTTTCAGCTCCTAGACGAAGGGCTCATAACTGGAGGGTTTTGTTGGTGCTCGAAGGTCTATAATCATATAATATAAACCATTGGATCACCAATTGCTTTCGACAACACTTTAATGCGGAGATCCACTCTGAGGAAGACATCAAGATTGAGCTGCTGCCTCCCATATTTTCATTCTAGAATCTAGCACATCCAGCAGAGAATAGTCTGCACAAGGACAGGGAAAGTGGACACCGCATTGAACCCGTACTCTATATCATATCCAAGTTTTGTGACAAACCGCGCATTAGCTTGTAGTTTGACGCTCATCAATGGAAAACCCTACAGTGATGAAGCATAGGTGTTTCACCTTCTTGAGAATGGTGTCCTTTTCTATCGTGACCTTCCTCTACAACACGAGAAAATGGTTAGAGTGAGGTGACCATTTTAGCCAAACTCTCACCAACGATCAAGTCAATCATGAGCAGTAAAAGGGCTTATTAGATACACATTACAAGGGTTAAGGGCTTATTAGATTGGGCTCAGAGCCTAGTTTTGGGTATTTAATTAGAGCTCAAATATGTGGTCCATTAGCACACAActaaataatatgatttatgcCATATAAAAGGCTTAACTCATCATAACTTAAATTGATGCTAAAACAATAGCTATGGAACCaacatatattttaatcttaattttaggttaaaaatgatgaaaaaatgcAAGGTGAAAAAGCTAACTTCATTTAAGGTCCATAAAGGAGGTAAATATTCAAAGGATACACTCAATACTTTTGGAGCACGATGAGAGCTTAAGCAAGGGCATATAGAATCAATTCACAACATAAGAGATGAGAAATGAAGACTATGGAGAGAGTAAGATGGCAAGCAAACACGACCATGAAGAACGTTTGGAGCTATACCTCAAAGTTCACATGGGAATTAGA is a genomic window of Vitis riparia cultivar Riparia Gloire de Montpellier isolate 1030 chromosome 1, EGFV_Vit.rip_1.0, whole genome shotgun sequence containing:
- the LOC117918437 gene encoding galactan beta-1,4-galactosyltransferase GALS3-like, which encodes MANEKERVEKKTFVGFVRNCMAELKILLTALLLLCTIATLVQFFPPRFSFSPSDLRNCLSAISSSSSSSSSNSSQKVTSPPLPHLSPPASDPPSPPPLPPPPSIQQQQKDQILDGGIIKRAFNPYGAAAYNFVLMSAYRGGLNTFAVVGLASKPLHLFGNPTYQCEWVPQSNQTQQQQQMPPSISTRGYKILPDWGYGRVYTVVVVNCTFPVAVGQNGSGGQLLLHASTSGGGDRDLNVTDTIEALIEAPGSLNASFYTSPAEPKYDYLYCGSSLYGNLSPQRVREWIAYHVKFFGERAHFVIHDAGGVHSGVLEVLKPWMEKGYVTLQDIREQERFDGYYHNQFLIVNDCLHRYRFMAKWMFFFDVDEYIYVPPKNTIKSVLNSLSGYTQFTIEQMPISNKLCLSSDAGKAPRKWGFEKLVYRDVKRGIRRDRKYAVQPRNVFATGVHLSQNLAGKTTHKTDHLVKYFHYHGTVAERREPCRKMVNTTELTFDGTPYVMDTTMRAVAGSVKIFELKAIGSRLQRTPQ